In Azospirillum formosense, the sequence CATCATCGTCAGTTATCATTCGCGCCTGTGGGAGCCGGTTCTCGAGCTTGCGGAGCGGCTGGGCCTGAAGATGCCGCAAGGGCAGATGAACTGGTTGTCGAGCGCGGACATCGCCGGCTTGCTGACGCTGGCCGGCTGGCAGCCGGTGAAGCGGGAGTGGCGCCAACTCGTGCCGCGCCGCCTGCTCGGCCTGGGGACGCTGATCAACCGCAGCATCGCCCCGCTGCCCGGCGTCCGCAAGCTGTGCCTGCGCAACTACGTGGTGGCCCGCCCCGCCCCGCAGGCTTCGGCGCCGCCGCCCTCCTGCACCGTGCTGATCCCGTGCCGGAACGAGCGTGGCAACATCGAGAACGCCATCCGCCGCCTGCCGCGCTTCTGCCCGGACCTGGAGGTCATCTATGTCGAGGGCAACAGCAAGGACAACACCTACGAGGAATGCCTGCGCGTCCAGGCCGCCTACCCGGACTGGGACATCAAGGTCATGAAGCAGCCCGGCAAGGGCAAGGGCGATGCGGTGCGCGCCGGCTTCAACGTGGCCCGTGGCGACATCCTGATGATCCTCGACGCGGACCTGACCGTTCCGCCGGAGGCCCTCCCCAAATTCTACCGCGCCATCGCCAGCGGCCGGGGGGAGTTCATCAACGGCACGCGGCTGGTCTATCCGATGGCCGATCAGGCCATGCGCTTCCTCAATTGGATCGCCAACCGCGCCTTCGCCCGCATTTTCTCCTTCCTTCTGAACACCCGCTTCACCGACACGCTGTGCGGAACGAAGGTGCTGTGGAGGCGCGATTACGAACAGATCGTCGCCAACCGCCATTACTTCGGCGACTTCGATCCCTTCGGCGATTTCGACCTGATCTTCGGCGCGTCCAAGCTGAACCTGGAAATCGTCGAGGTGCCGATCCGCTATGCCGACCGCAGCTACGGCGAGACGCAGATCAGCCGCTTCACCCATGGGTGGCTGCTGTTGCGCATGGTTCTGTTCGCCTGGAAGAAGCTGAAGGCGTTCTGATGCACGTCCGGCACCGGTGAGAATTCTCACCGGTGCTTTTTGCGACGGCCAACGGTGCTTTGGCCGGTGAGAATTCTCACCGCGTCCTGTTCAGGATGTCCTCGATCGTGTCGCGCAGTTCCTGAAGAACCTCGCGGTCCAGGTCGCCCAGCCGCTTCGGCTTCTCCTGGAACGCCTGCAGGGCCTCCCGCGTGCGCAGGATGTTCCGGGAGACCCGCAGGCTGAAGGCGCTCAGCACCGCTTCGGGCTCCTCCCGGCGGGGCGGGGCGCTCGTGTTGCGGTCGTCCCCGTCCCCATCCGGGGTGGGCGCGGAGAGGGACGGCTCGGCGACCAGCGCGTTCCACGCCTGCAACTGCCCGGCCGGCTCCTCGATGGCGGCGATCTGGTAGAGCCTGTAGCGGGCCACCTTCTTCGGCGACGCTTCATAGCGCTCCCGCACCTCCGCCGACACCCTCGTCAGGCCGATGGTCCGGGTGATCTCCGCCTTGTCCCGACCCATGATCTGGCCAAGGTCGGCGTGGGAATAGCCGTGCTTCTCGACGAGCGCCACGAAGGCGTCGGCTTCCTCGAAGGGCGTCAGGTCGGCGCGCAGGACGTTTTCCACCACCGCCACCTCGGCGGTGTCGATTCCGTCCGGCACCAGGATGCAGGGCACCGTCTGCTGTCCGAGCGCGCGGACCGCGCGCAGGCGCCGCTCTCCGAAGACGAGTTGGAAACGGCTCGGCCCCAGTTCCCGCACACCGATCGGCTGCTGCAGGCCGTATTTGCGGATGGAGTCCGTCAGGGCGGCTAGGTCCGCCTCGTCAAAGCGGCGCCGCGGCTGGTCGGGGTTCGCCTCGATCCATTGCACATCCGGGTAGACAAGCCGCACCCCCTGCTCCGGTTCGGCGAAGACGGCGAGCGCGCCTCGGCTCATGGCGTTCAGCCGGGCGAGGTTCCCGGTTCCGAGTTTACGCGACATTGGCCACCTCCACGCGCTTGCGCCGCTCCGCGACGATGGCGTCGGCGAGAGCCCGGTAGGAGGATGCTCCCGGCGCGTCCGGAACCGCCTCCAGGGCGGCGCGTCCGGCAAGGGCGGCGTCCCCGTAGATCGTCGCCCGCGGCACCGGCGGGAAGATGCGCAGCGTGCTTCCCAGCGCGGTGTGAAGCTGCTCCAGCGTCAGCTGGTGCTGGTTCAAGCGGGCGTTGTGCATGGTCGGAAGAATCCCCAGAACGGTCAGGTTGGGGTGGCAACGCCGTTTCAGCTTGTTGATGGTCTTCAGCAGATGGTTGACGCCGATGGACGACAGATATTCGGTCTGGCAGGGGATGACGATGATGTCCGACGCCACCAGCCCGTTGGCCGTGCACTGGCCCAGGTTCGGCGGGCAGTCGACGAAGATGAAGTCGTAGGACGACCGCGCGTCCTGCAACCGCTCGCGCAGAGCCATCGGGCCGCTGGGATCGGCGGTCAGCTCCACCTCGACGGAGGCCAACTCGATGCTCGATGGGGCGATCTCAAGCCCGATGTCACCGATCGGGACCACGATGTCCTCGATGGCGACTTCCTCGCGCAGCACATGGGCGAGCGACTTGCGCCGGCCCTCCTCGTACTCGATCAGGTCGAGTCCGAGATGCGCCGTTGCGTTGGCCTGGGGGTCGGCGTCGACGATCAGGACGCGGTAGCCTTCGCGCGCCAGAATGCTGGCCGTGTTCACCGTGCAGGTGGTCTTGCCGACACCGCCCTTCTGGTTGGCCAGGCAAACCACCAGTGCCGGGCCATGACGGCCGTCGACCACAGCCGTTTCCTTCAGCAGGAAGCGGACCACCGCGTCGGGGATCTTCTCGCTGTTGCTTTCCCAACGGGAGATCTTGGACCGGTCGTAGCGCCGCTCCAGCCGCTCGTTCAGCCAAGCCGCGAAATCCGGCTGTGAAAGTTTGCGCTCCTCGCGCAGGAGCCTCATGTCTTCGCCACGCACGTCAACCTCCACAGCGAATGCGCTTGCCGTGTTCAACCGATACGATGGACGCTCGAATCGGTCAAGGTTGATGGTCGGGCCTATTGCATCAACACCCGGCATCAACATCCGGGAGCAATGGAAAAGGCCGGCCCGGGGCGAGGTTTCCCCGGGCCGGCGCTGTTCAGGTGGGGTCAGGTCACAGGGTGATGAAGGCGACGTAGTTCTGGTCGCCCACCGTGCCGGTGGTCACGCTCATCGCGCCCACGGTCTTGCCGGTGAAGGTCATGCTGGCGTCGATGGTGCCGTTGCCGTCGAGGTCGCAATGGACCGTGGCGCCCTTGTAGCCCTCGGCGCCGCCCATCTCCTCCCAGGAGAGTTTCGAAACGCCCTCCTTGTAGCCCCACAGGGTCGACCATTCGCCCTGCTCCAGGTCGGTGACGGTGGACCAGGTGGTCTGGCCGTTCCGGCCGTCGACGAAGAAGGTGTCCTTGCCGGACCCGCCGATCAGCCAGTTGGAGCCCGCGCCGCCATCCAGCACGTCGTCGCCGGCTCCGCCCCACGCCGCGTCGTCGCCGCCCAGCAGGTTCATGAAGTCGTTGCCGTCCGATCCGCCCAGCACCTCGCCGCGGTCGTCGCCCAGGAAGCTCCATTGCAGGTTGGAGACCGGGCCGTCGTAGGCGTAGGCCTTCACGTCCTCGGTCACGCCGTCCACCGTCCGCTGCATGGCGGCGAAGGGACGGTTGTCCACCGGCGGCTCCGTCGTCGGCGGCGTCGTGACCGGCGGTTCGGTGGTGGGCGGGGTCGTGACCGGCGGGGTAGTGACGGGCGGCTCCGTCGTCGGAGGCGTGGTGACCGGCGGCTCGGTGACCGGCGGTTCGGTGGTGGGGGGCGTCACCGGCGCGTCCACCAGGGTGATGGTGCCGCCGCTCATCTGGAACTGGCCGGCGGCGAAGCTGCCGGCGAAGCGCAGTGTGACGTCGGCGCCCGCCGTGGCGTCGGTGCCGATGTGCAGCAGGGTGACGCCGTCCACCGTCTCCGCCTGGATCTGCCCGGCGGTGAGCTGGCTGCCGTTGCCGGCGGTGGCCGTTCCGGTGACGTTCGTGTCGGTGATGGTGAAAGCGTCGCCCACCATCGCCCCGGTGATGCCGGCGGTGAAGCCGTTGGCCTGGGCCACGGTCATCGTCACCGTGTGGCGCAGGCTGCCGACCAGATCGAGGTTTTCCACGCTGGTCAGGGTCATGCCGGAGATGTCGATCTGCGGCGTCGCCGTGGTGATCTTGCCTTCCGGATCGGTCACATCGTCGGAGCTGACGCGCAGCGTGTCGGTGCCGTCGCCGCCGTCGTAGTTGACCGTGCCGGCGTCGCCCTGGGAGGCGATGATGAAGGTGTCGTTGCCGGCCCCGCCCTGGATGACGTCGGCCTCGTTCAGGGTGCCGTGTTCGCCGCTGTAGAAGGTGTCGTCGCCATCGCCGCCGATCATCGTGTCGGCGTCCCAGTCACCGATCAGCGTGTCGTTGCCGGCGCCGCCCATCAGGCTGTCCTTGCCGCCGCCGCCGACCAGCAGGTCGTCGCCGTCGTCGCCATACAGCATGTCGTCGTCGGCCCGCCCGTAGATCTGGTCGTTGCCGGCCCCGCCATGGACGGTGTCGTTGCCGTTGCCGCTCTCCAGTGTGTCGGCGCCGGCTCCCCCGGTCACCGAATCGGCGCCGTCATGGGCCCAGAACCACACGGGGTCGTTTCCGGCCACCATGGTGTCGTCGAAGTTGGAGCCAACCCAGCGCTCGATGTCGATGAAGGTGTCGCCCGCAGCGTCCCCCGTGCTGTTGCCCGGGGTGAGCAGATCCAGCACGATGCCCGAGGTGGCGGTCTCGTAGGAGGCCTCGTCGAAGCCGCCGCCGCCGTTCAGAACATCGGCCCCGGCCCCGCCGATCAGCGTGTCGTTGCCGTCGCCGCCGATCAGCGTGTCGTTCCCGGCTCCGCCTTCGATCACGTCGGGGGCGTCGTCGCTGGTCAGCAGGTCGGGACCCGCCGTCGTGGTGCCGGTCACGGCCAGCACATGGGTCCAGCCCTCAACCGCCGCGAAGGGGGAGGAGGCGCCGACCGGCGCGGTGCTCTGGTCGAGGGTCCAGGAGGCCCCCAGCGCGTCGGGACCGACCGGACCCGAAGAGGCGGCGACCGCGGCGCCCGTGGCGGCAGCCAGCCGGTCGAGAAGAAGACGGCCCGCCTCGCCCGCACCGGCATGACAGGCGTGGATGTGGATCTCGGTGCCGCGCGCGTCCGGCCAGGACCGGTCGAGCAGCGACCGCGCGTCCAGCGGCTGGGTGCCGATCAGGACCCGTCCCGGCTCGCCATGGGCGACCAGATGCAGGACGGACGGGCGCTCGGCGAGGGCCGCGGCCAGCACGGCATGACCATCGTCGGCGGCGGAGACGAGCGTGACCTGGACGTCGGAACGGCGGCGGCTGAGCAGCCCGTCGAGATCCTCAAGTCCAGCGTCCGCAATGATGACTTCGGTCAAGGGAGACTCTCCGTGGATTTTGTTGTGATCGCTGGGCGCCCGGTCGCATCGTTCACGGATACGGGGTAGCGCGACACCCATTCACATGCGCCTTCGGAGATGCATCCTGCAATTGCCCAAGAAGAAATAACACATCGTCATGATGTGATCTTGCTTGATGCGTTATCTTGCTTGATAACAGCAAAATCATTATTCATATGATCGGGGAGTGTTCTACGAAGTTCAGGTGGGTTGCTTATCCATCAAGAGAGGGCTGAGGAAAACACGGCGATTCCAATCGGCAATTTCGAGGGATCCCTTCCCGAAACGGACTGCTCCCGCCCGACGGACCGATCGGCCGAGCCTCCCAAAAAAAGAGCCGGCCCGGGGCGAGGTTTCCCCGGGCCGGCGCTGTTCAGACGGTGTCAGGTCACAGGGTGATGAAGGCGATGTAGTTCTGGTCGCCCACCGTCCCGGTGGTCACGCTCATCGCGCCCACGGTCTTGCCGGTGAAGGTCATGCTGGCGTCGATGGTGCCGTTGCCGTCGAGGTCGCAGCGGACCGTGGCGCCCTTGTAGCCCTCGGCGCCGCCCATCTCCTCCCAGGAGAGTTTCGAAACGCCCTCCTTGTAGCCCCACAGGGTCGACCATTCGCCCTGCTCCAGGTCGGTGACGGTGGACCAGGTGATCTGGCCGCCCCGGCCGTCGACGAAGAAGGTGTCCTTGCCCGACCCGCCGATCAGCCAGTTGGAGCCCGCGCCGCCATCCAGCACGTCGTCGCCGGCCCCGCCCCACGCCGCGTCGTCGCCGCCCAGCAGGTTCATGAAGTCGTTGCCGTCCGATCCGCCCAGCACCTCGCCGCGGGCGTCGCCCAGGAAGCTCCATTGCAGGTTGGAGACCGGGCCGTCGTAGGCGTAGGCCTTCACGTCCTCGGTCACGCCGTCCACCGTCCGCTGCATGGCGGCGAAGGGACGGTTGTCCACCGGCGGCTCCGTCGTCGGCGGCGTCGTGGTCGGCGGTTCGGTGGTGGGCGGGGTCGTGACCGGCGGGGTGGTGACGGGCGGCTCCGTCGTCGGCGGGGTCGAGGGCGTTCCGCTCAGGGTGATCCCGCTGCCGCTGACCTGGAACTGGTCCGCCGTGAAGCCCCCGGCGAAGCGCAGTGTGACGTCGGCGCCCGCCGTGGCGTCGGTGCCGATGTGCAGCAGGGTGACGCCGTTCACCGTTTCCGCTTGGACCTGCCCGGCGGTGAGCTGGCTGCCGTTGCCGGCGGTGACCGCGCCGGCCATCGCCGTGCCGGTGATGGTGAAGACGTCGCCGCCGGTGGCCCCGGTGATGCCGGCGGTGAAGCCGTTGGCCTGGGCCACGGTCATCGTCACCGTGTGGCGCAGGCTGCCGGTCAGTTCCAGCCTTTCCACGCTGGTCAGGGTCATGCCGGAGATGTCGATCTGCGGCGTCGCCGTGGTGATCTTGTTTTCCGGATCGGCGATGTTGTCGGAACTGACGCGCAGCGTGTCGGTGCCGTCGCCGCCGTCGTAGTTGACCGTGCCGGCATCGCTCTGCGCGGCGATGATGAAGGTGTCGTTGCCGGCCCCGCCCTGGATGACGTCGGCCTCCGGCAGGGGATCATGCGCGCCGCTGTAGAAGACGTCGTCGCCGTCGCCGCCGATCATCGTGTCGACGCCCCAGTCGCCGATCAGCGTGTCATTGCCGGTGCCGCCGTCGAGCATGTCGTTGCCGCCGCCGCCGGCCAGCAGATCGTTGCCGTCCTCGCCGTACAGCATGTCGTCGTCGGCCCGCCCGAAGGCCCGGTCGTCGCCGCCGCCACCATAGATCGTGTCGTTGCCGATGCCGCTTTCCATCGTGTCGTTGCCGGCGCCGCCGATCTCGACGTCGTTGCCGCCGTGGCCCCAGAACCAGACGCCGTTGTCGTTGCCGACCAGCCGGTCGTCGAATTCGCTGCCGATCCAGCGCTCGATGTTGGTGAAGGTGTCGCCCGCGGCGTCGCCCGTGCTGTTCGCCGGGTTGCGCAGATCCAGAACGATGCCCGCGGTGGCGTTCGCGTAGGTCACCTCGTCGAAGCCGTCGCCGCCGTCGAACACGTCGGCCCCGGCGCCGCCCTCCATGGTGTCGTGGCCGATGCCGCCGATCAGCGTGTCGTTGCCGTCGCCGCCGTACATCAGGTCGTTGCCCTGGCCGCCGTCCATGCTGTCGTCGCCGGCGCCCCCGTACATGGTGTCGGTATCCCCTTCACCGAACAGGGTGTCGTTGCCGGCGCCGCCGTCGAGCATGTCGTTGCCCCAGCCGCCGTAGATCAGGTCGTTGCCGTCCTCGCCATAGAGCACGTCGTTGTCGGCGCGGCTGTAGATCCGGTCATCCCCGGCCCCGCCGTAGACGGTGTCGTTGCCGTCGCCGCTCTCCATCGTGTCGTTGCCGGCGCCGCCGATCTCCACGTCGTCGCCCGCATGGCCCCAGAACCACACCGGGTCGTTGCCGGCCACCATGGTGTCGGCGAAGTTGGAGCCGATCCAGCGCTCGATTCCGGTGAAGGTGTCGCCCGCGGCGTCGCCCGTGCTGTTCGCCGGATTGCCGATGTCGATGACCATGCCGGAGGTGGCGTTCTCGTAGGTGACGATGTCGAAGCCATCGCCGCCGTCGAACACGTCGGCTCCGGCCCCACCGTCCATGGTGTCGTGCCCCAGGCCGCCGATCAGCGTGTCATTGCCGCCGTTGCCGATCAGAACGTCGTTGCCGATGCCGCCGTCCAGGAGATCGGCGGCATCGTCGCTGCTCAGCGTGTCGTTTCCATCGGTCGCGGTGCCGGTCACCGCCAGGACATGCTGCCAGCTCTCGGCCCCGGCGAACGGAGAGGTTGCCGTCACCGGCGCGGTCCGCACGTCAAGCTCCCAGGAAGCGCCTTGCGCCGCGGGACCCACCGGACCCGAGGAGGCGGCGACCGTGGCGCCGGTCGCCGCGGCCAACCGGTCGATGAACCGGCGGCCGGCCTCGCCGGCGGCGGCATGACAGGCGTGGAGATGAATTTCGGTGCCCTGCGCATCGGGCCAGGAACGGTCGGCCAGGGACCGCGCGTCCAGAGGATGGGCGCCGAGCAGCAGGCTTCCCGGCTTTCCGTGAGCGACCAGATGCACGGCGGATGGCCGCTGTGCGAGAACCCCGGCCAGGACCGTATGGGCGTCGTCGGTGGCGGAAACGAGCGTGACCTGAACGTCGGGACGGCAACGGGTGAGCAGCCCGGCGAGATCGTCGATCCCGGCGTCCGCGATGATGACTTCGTTCAAGGGAACTCTCCGTGGATTTCGTTGTGATCGTTGGGGCGTCCTGTCACTTCCTTCACAGGAAAATCGTAGGGCGGCCCCTATCACATGATTTCACACAGCATATTCCTGCAATGCCCTAATAAGAAATAACTCATGCTAAGCTGTAGGACTGACAGATATATGGATATGATTTCAATAGTAGCAATTTGTTCAGTCAGATGACGGTTATTAATTTAATCCGACAAGAGGAAGAGTGATCCCGGAAGAGGCTGACGCGATCGATAGGATTAACCTGTCCTCGCGAAGGGCATCCGGTGGATGCTCCGTCCGGCCCGGTCATGATGGAAAAACGACAGGCCCCGAGGGCCGGCGCGGCTCATTCCCGCGCCGGCCCTCGGGGCCTTGGTCTGCGGCCGGTCGGAGACGCCGCTCAGGCCGCCTGGGCGCCCGTTCGGATGATGGTGCCGACATGCCCGCCGCGCAGCGCGGCGGTCAGGCGGCCCGGAACCAGCCCGTTCACGACTTGCACGCGCTCCAGGTGACGGGCGTTCGCCATCACCTCCAGCAGCGCGCCGTCCAGCGGCAGCGTGCCGCCCCGCTTCGCCAACTCGGCGGCGGTGGTCTCGTGCAGCAACTCCGCCGCGCCGCCCTCGGGGCCATTCGGGTCGGCGGTGTAAATGCCGTCCACATCCTCCACGATGGTCAGCCCGGCGGCGCCCAGCGCGTCGGCCAGCAGGAAGGCCCCGGTGTCGGCCCGGTGCTGCGGAATGCGCGAGCCGGGGAACTCGTGGTGGTGGTAGGGCGGGAAGGCGCTCCCCACCACCGCGCGGGCGGCCGACAGATGGACCGCGAGCTGGTTCGCGATGGTCCCGTGCTCGACGTAGGACACGCCGTCGGGCGAGAGCAGCGAGGCCAGGATGTGGCCGTTCTGCCCGGCCTCGGTCGCGGCGAGCGGGGCGAGCGAGCCGACCGGCAGGCCGAGATCCAGCCCGACGCTGTAGAGATGGCGGGCGCGGATGCCGGCGCCGGTCAGGATCAGCAGTCGGTGTTCGGGAAGAACGCTCCGAATCTCCTCGACGATCGGCAGGATCGCCTCGTGGCCGCGGTCCATGATCGACCGCCCGCCGATCTTCACGACTTGGAGCCAGGGCAGCAGGCGGATCGGGCGGACGCCGGCGACCGGGGTGGTCAGGCTGCCGTCGAGAAGGGTCTGGCGCGCGAGCGGCGAGGCCACATGCTTGATGCTGTTGGCATGCTTCTTGTGCTGGGTGTCGGGCATGGCGTGTGGTCCTTCAGCACGCGGTGATGATGGTGCCGACATGCTCGCCGGCGAGCGCGCGGGTCAGGTTGCCGGGGACGAGGCCGTTGATGACCTGCACCTCGCGTACGTGGCGGGCGTTCTTCAGCAGGTCGAGCACCGGGAATTCCAGGATCGAGTCCTGGAGCCCCTTCGCCTTCATCTCGTCCACCGAGATTTTGGGGATGAAGGTGGTGTTCTTGGACGTCTTCGGGTTTCCGGTGTAGAGCCCGTTCTCGTCCTTCACGTAGATCATCGCCTTGCAGCCGAACTGTTCGGCCACCAGGAAACAGCCGGCGTCGGTGCGGTAGGGCGGAATGACGCCCTCGGCGGCGGGGCGCATCCACAGCTTGTAGGGCGGCATGCCGCTGAAGACGACGGCGTTCACTTCGGCCAGGAATAACGGTACCGATGACAAGCCGGCGCCGTCCACCGCGGAGATGCCGTGCTTGGCGAGGAGTTGGCCGAGCATCGCGGCGTTCTGGTCGGCGACCGAGCCGCCGAGCTGGGAG encodes:
- a CDS encoding bifunctional class I SAM-dependent methyltransferase/glycosyltransferase family 2 protein; this encodes MERDRWVERNRAFHESDRAYLRFLIPERASVLEVGCGTGDTLAFLQPLRGVGIDLSPAMIAQARQRHPELEFHTGNAEDPEVLAGVAGTFDVILLSDTVGFLDDIEDTLRHLQRFATPRTRIIVSYHSRLWEPVLELAERLGLKMPQGQMNWLSSADIAGLLTLAGWQPVKREWRQLVPRRLLGLGTLINRSIAPLPGVRKLCLRNYVVARPAPQASAPPPSCTVLIPCRNERGNIENAIRRLPRFCPDLEVIYVEGNSKDNTYEECLRVQAAYPDWDIKVMKQPGKGKGDAVRAGFNVARGDILMILDADLTVPPEALPKFYRAIASGRGEFINGTRLVYPMADQAMRFLNWIANRAFARIFSFLLNTRFTDTLCGTKVLWRRDYEQIVANRHYFGDFDPFGDFDLIFGASKLNLEIVEVPIRYADRSYGETQISRFTHGWLLLRMVLFAWKKLKAF
- a CDS encoding ParB/RepB/Spo0J family partition protein, whose amino-acid sequence is MSRKLGTGNLARLNAMSRGALAVFAEPEQGVRLVYPDVQWIEANPDQPRRRFDEADLAALTDSIRKYGLQQPIGVRELGPSRFQLVFGERRLRAVRALGQQTVPCILVPDGIDTAEVAVVENVLRADLTPFEEADAFVALVEKHGYSHADLGQIMGRDKAEITRTIGLTRVSAEVRERYEASPKKVARYRLYQIAAIEEPAGQLQAWNALVAEPSLSAPTPDGDGDDRNTSAPPRREEPEAVLSAFSLRVSRNILRTREALQAFQEKPKRLGDLDREVLQELRDTIEDILNRTR
- a CDS encoding AAA family ATPase — protein: MRGEDMRLLREERKLSQPDFAAWLNERLERRYDRSKISRWESNSEKIPDAVVRFLLKETAVVDGRHGPALVVCLANQKGGVGKTTCTVNTASILAREGYRVLIVDADPQANATAHLGLDLIEYEEGRRKSLAHVLREEVAIEDIVVPIGDIGLEIAPSSIELASVEVELTADPSGPMALRERLQDARSSYDFIFVDCPPNLGQCTANGLVASDIIVIPCQTEYLSSIGVNHLLKTINKLKRRCHPNLTVLGILPTMHNARLNQHQLTLEQLHTALGSTLRIFPPVPRATIYGDAALAGRAALEAVPDAPGASSYRALADAIVAERRKRVEVANVA
- a CDS encoding DUF4347 domain-containing protein, producing the protein MTEVIIADAGLEDLDGLLSRRRSDVQVTLVSAADDGHAVLAAALAERPSVLHLVAHGEPGRVLIGTQPLDARSLLDRSWPDARGTEIHIHACHAGAGEAGRLLLDRLAAATGAAVAASSGPVGPDALGASWTLDQSTAPVGASSPFAAVEGWTHVLAVTGTTTAGPDLLTSDDAPDVIEGGAGNDTLIGGDGNDTLIGGAGADVLNGGGGFDEASYETATSGIVLDLLTPGNSTGDAAGDTFIDIERWVGSNFDDTMVAGNDPVWFWAHDGADSVTGGAGADTLESGNGNDTVHGGAGNDQIYGRADDDMLYGDDGDDLLVGGGGKDSLMGGAGNDTLIGDWDADTMIGGDGDDTFYSGEHGTLNEADVIQGGAGNDTFIIASQGDAGTVNYDGGDGTDTLRVSSDDVTDPEGKITTATPQIDISGMTLTSVENLDLVGSLRHTVTMTVAQANGFTAGITGAMVGDAFTITDTNVTGTATAGNGSQLTAGQIQAETVDGVTLLHIGTDATAGADVTLRFAGSFAAGQFQMSGGTITLVDAPVTPPTTEPPVTEPPVTTPPTTEPPVTTPPVTTPPTTEPPVTTPPTTEPPVDNRPFAAMQRTVDGVTEDVKAYAYDGPVSNLQWSFLGDDRGEVLGGSDGNDFMNLLGGDDAAWGGAGDDVLDGGAGSNWLIGGSGKDTFFVDGRNGQTTWSTVTDLEQGEWSTLWGYKEGVSKLSWEEMGGAEGYKGATVHCDLDGNGTIDASMTFTGKTVGAMSVTTGTVGDQNYVAFITL
- a CDS encoding DUF4347 domain-containing protein, yielding MNEVIIADAGIDDLAGLLTRCRPDVQVTLVSATDDAHTVLAGVLAQRPSAVHLVAHGKPGSLLLGAHPLDARSLADRSWPDAQGTEIHLHACHAAAGEAGRRFIDRLAAATGATVAASSGPVGPAAQGASWELDVRTAPVTATSPFAGAESWQHVLAVTGTATDGNDTLSSDDAADLLDGGIGNDVLIGNGGNDTLIGGLGHDTMDGGAGADVFDGGDGFDIVTYENATSGMVIDIGNPANSTGDAAGDTFTGIERWIGSNFADTMVAGNDPVWFWGHAGDDVEIGGAGNDTMESGDGNDTVYGGAGDDRIYSRADNDVLYGEDGNDLIYGGWGNDMLDGGAGNDTLFGEGDTDTMYGGAGDDSMDGGQGNDLMYGGDGNDTLIGGIGHDTMEGGAGADVFDGGDGFDEVTYANATAGIVLDLRNPANSTGDAAGDTFTNIERWIGSEFDDRLVGNDNGVWFWGHGGNDVEIGGAGNDTMESGIGNDTIYGGGGDDRAFGRADDDMLYGEDGNDLLAGGGGNDMLDGGTGNDTLIGDWGVDTMIGGDGDDVFYSGAHDPLPEADVIQGGAGNDTFIIAAQSDAGTVNYDGGDGTDTLRVSSDNIADPENKITTATPQIDISGMTLTSVERLELTGSLRHTVTMTVAQANGFTAGITGATGGDVFTITGTAMAGAVTAGNGSQLTAGQVQAETVNGVTLLHIGTDATAGADVTLRFAGGFTADQFQVSGSGITLSGTPSTPPTTEPPVTTPPVTTPPTTEPPTTTPPTTEPPVDNRPFAAMQRTVDGVTEDVKAYAYDGPVSNLQWSFLGDARGEVLGGSDGNDFMNLLGGDDAAWGGAGDDVLDGGAGSNWLIGGSGKDTFFVDGRGGQITWSTVTDLEQGEWSTLWGYKEGVSKLSWEEMGGAEGYKGATVRCDLDGNGTIDASMTFTGKTVGAMSVTTGTVGDQNYIAFITL
- a CDS encoding molybdenum storage protein subunit alpha, which codes for MPDTQHKKHANSIKHVASPLARQTLLDGSLTTPVAGVRPIRLLPWLQVVKIGGRSIMDRGHEAILPIVEEIRSVLPEHRLLILTGAGIRARHLYSVGLDLGLPVGSLAPLAATEAGQNGHILASLLSPDGVSYVEHGTIANQLAVHLSAARAVVGSAFPPYHHHEFPGSRIPQHRADTGAFLLADALGAAGLTIVEDVDGIYTADPNGPEGGAAELLHETTAAELAKRGGTLPLDGALLEVMANARHLERVQVVNGLVPGRLTAALRGGHVGTIIRTGAQAA
- a CDS encoding uridine kinase, which gives rise to MSNTTAELETLLMQRSLTDAQLLEAADAAADFRILPNATVLKIGGQSVIDRGRAAVYPLVDEIVAARKEHKLLIGTGAGTRARHLYSIAAGLNLPAGLLSQLGGSVADQNAAMLGQLLAKHGISAVDGAGLSSVPLFLAEVNAVVFSGMPPYKLWMRPAAEGVIPPYRTDAGCFLVAEQFGCKAMIYVKDENGLYTGNPKTSKNTTFIPKISVDEMKAKGLQDSILEFPVLDLLKNARHVREVQVINGLVPGNLTRALAGEHVGTIITAC